The genomic region CTTCGATGGATGTGTCATTCTTTTCAAGATTTTCTTCCTCCTTGGTCGCGGGCAGATGAAAATTCTCCACAGGGGTTGATGATTCAAAACCCTCGGAGGAATATTTTGGGTTTTTAGCTGCATTCTTGGACGCATTACTAGCACTAGAATCTTGATCTTTTCCTGGGTCTGGCTGCACAGCCTCAATTTTTGGTAATTCAAGGGCTTTATCGTGAGTTTCTTCCAGTAGAACTATGTGTGATTCAGAACGGCTATATCGCCTGGGCAGGTTTGCCCGTCGGACAGAATAGCCCTGCTGGATGCGTGGCTGAGGACAAATTTCTTCTGCAATATTTCATAAAACCTCAGCCAACAAGAATCTCTGTCAAAAAATTCCATACCATTGAAATAAAGGCTAACTCGTCTATGAATTACCTTCAAAACCCAGCAATATTTCCATGAAGAAATCAATGGCAGCATAATTGAATTAAGGGCTAATTTGGTTATGAATTACCATTAGAAGACATAGGAGCAGGGGGCCTCCTGGGATTAACTAACAAAGCCGAAGTTGATTTCCTGGCATCATAGAATGTACTCGGCATTCCCTCTTTCTGAATACAGAAAAATTGTCAGATTTTCACAGCACAGATTAAATATATAACAATCCTCTtaatgaaagaagaaatggaggcTACCTGCAAACTATTATGGCACAAATGGGGTTGACATCTACAGAAATCTTATTGAATTTAAGATTAAGGTCATGTATTTCAAGATCACTATCTGCTCAAATTAAGGAAGTTTTTAAACTTTCAGGCATGAATTAGCATTGCTTATCTACAGTAAACTCGACAAAGATGTCAAGATGACTGGAAAATGTTAATCCAGTTGATTTTTTATAAGAAGAAACTTTCCATGTGAACCTGTCATAGATTGGGTGTAACTTCTCTGCTCCTCCAAGTACCATAAGATGCATTTCTAAAGAACGAAAAAAAGGTCAGAAAAGATAAAACAATACCTCCTCACTAATGGTAGTCTTAGTGGTTCCTGCAACTTCCTCTCCAAGGCTGCAAAGTTGGAGCTCCGATTGGGCAAAAGAAGTACGTGGGGAAAAGAAGGAGAAAGAAAGAGAGGCAGAGGAAGGTGTATCATTGCCATGTTGATTGTTATCATGAGGAGAAGGAGAAGCTGGGCGTTTTGTCATCTTCAGCCTTAGACTCACACCCGACCCACCTCTAAAATTTTGGTAGTCCATTGATTGAGAATGTAAATGAAAAGATCTCTTCCAAGGAGTCTTTTCCAGAGTATCATAACTATTATCATAATAAGACTCCTGAATGTTGGACCCTCTTTGTAAGCCTTGCTTCAGAGATTGAGTCTCCCTGCTACTTTTCATGGCATCAGGATCAAAATCACAATCACCTTCCCTCTCCATAGTGAATTGCTTAAAAAATATGATTACCTTTCACTTGCTATATAGCCAAGAAAGATTGACTGAAATTGTACTTCTACACAAGAAATGGTAAAATCATTTGAACAATGGTTTGCTTTGTGTTGTTTTGGGTTCTGAATCTTTAGCGCTAATTTGGGACTGGATTGCTTTTGTATGTCTCCAAAGAAAACCGTTGATAAGCTGTTTTAAAATCTTCAAAAGTTGTTAAAGCCAGCACTTGAGTTCTTGTTTTGTTTGCTACACCATTTTTAAGCTGATCTGATTGCTTGCGTGCCTTTCAAGAAGCATGAAGTTCACACTAGCTGTTATTCTTAAAACCATGCTTACCTACCAAATACCCGATTTACTTGGCTACTCTGCACATTTTTCCTCTCTTGCCCTTTTCCTTCATGTTGTTTCTATTTGTGAAAAATAAGGATTACACATCTCTTTCATTTTGAATTCTTTTAAAAGTATGGGTTAATAATGGAAACACTTTAGTATATATCAACATCTTTGTCGTTATATAGTAGATTATAACAATTTGAGTAAGCATACATCTAAACTACAATCCTCACATATCTTTATATAGCAGATTACAACAATTTGAGTTAGGATGGGGATGTCGTTATATAGTAGATTATAACAATTTGAGTAAGCATACATCTAAACTACAATCCTCACATATCTTTATATAGCAGATTACAACAATTTGAGTTAGGATGGGGTCCCATGGAGGGAAGGGGGAATTCCTAAAAAATTGAGTTGGAACTgttgagattttttaggaaaatttaaaaGTTGTGGTCTCATAAATTTTGTAGTGTGGTTCACCTTAAAAAATTAAGCTCCACAATTTAAGAAAGTTGGTGGTCTCGTGAATATAATATCTTTGTCTTCTATACtatgtgcataataaaaacaagtaaaaataattcatttccttccaaaactattttttaatagaaattaaacttagatgtttgacaagtggCAAATAACATCCCTAAGctagtggggcaatttctagccccaccctttTTTCACCTGCTCAAATTTGCAGGCTTAAAAAGTAGGGGCTCTATTATGTACATAATAAAAACAAGTAAAAAATAATTCATTTCCCTCAAAAActatttttaaagaaattaaacttagatgtttgacaagtggCAAATAGCATCCCTAAGCTAGTGGGGCAATTTCTAACCCCACCCTTTTTTCACCCACTCAAATTTgcgggcctaaaaagtaggggctcttattttttggaaaagattccaaataatcccacaacacaaaaaaaaaaaaatcatgggaccacctcttccttaaaaTTACAACTTAAGCATACATCAAAATTACAAGCCTACCTTTATATAGCAGATTACAACGATTTGAGTAAGCATactattggcattgcatgaagattgcattgatgaagtatagtgttgtcattgatgtcaatagtaaccggtaatgaagttgtattgcaaccggtaatgatgcaacgatgcaaccggtagtaaagcaaTGAAGGCAATTGGTATTGGTATTGttattgaagcagagtgatcaactggtaaccctaaccagttgataagcagaaccctaaccgatggagcttggtgaatcggttgtgatgatctttGATCGAATTATGATctgagatgaagatgccacgtatgcatgatgcacgtgatgagtttcaaagtggttttggcaagTGAAGATAGccttttatcttgggaatgagaaaatgcatagcgtGGAGTAAAAAACGCgtgatgagctataggatccaatgtgcggtgatccaggagcggttgaagttgtctagaacaatgtgtagttgattgctatgtaatccaacagttatgattgaaccgatatgtttgtaatctctatgagatttgtaggttttgtgttgtgttaccgacctattgtatttgtatttaaggtcgatgagttgtttgtaattgtgttgacaatttggttaagtgtggtagtgtgattgttgcgaaccagaaggagtgtctgcagaatgttgtgaaggcagacaGGAGTAGAAAAGGATTTGACTAAGCaaggtagtgctattaccagatcaacaaagaacatgttgttctctaaccattacaacagttaaatcccttaatcgggtaagctttaaaaggcttggtgttgtttaaatcctctaaccaggtgatccattagcttggatttaacagggtattgtagtcaatcccttaatcgggtggtccctaactggatttgttcttaacagggcattattgtataagcttctaacaaggcttggctcctaacaggatgaactttagaagagttcaaaatacttgtgggtattcatccccaccgtggtttttcccatttgggtttccacgtgaaaaatcattgtgtcaagtggtaaatgattttgtggatgtgttttgatatggttgatatgattaactggtaaatccacttagatatgtttagatgactggaaCGGATTTGAAAAGagatattactgatgttagtaaagtggtttaatgttttggttaaatggtatgtgattttcagatctattacattgtgtcattgatgttttggtcaaccggtaaagtttgacagtgcagttgtagttttttatatagtgtctaaaccagttagtttagcaagttgtttctgagttggaattaattttggtgaaagtttagtttgttttctatctactgattcacacccccccccactctcagtagttgactagatccttatagtttcatcatattatcaattggtatcagagcattttaggtcctcttgtgtttaagcctaatagcttgaggaaaagatctaggagaacatgatgaagaaaaaaggtctaaagttcaatagggaaaactacaaaatctggagtgataggatgaaaatctatatcaagagcttaggaagtcaatattgggaacatgttgctattaaatataacttgcctagtgggattttgtcagatgatcaaaagaaggagcaacaagagaacaatcaagcattagaggctattatcagttccttgtccgattcagagtatgttgatgttcatggattggagattgcttatgaagtgtggaagaaactggaagatatctatagcggtgatgagcatgttaagattgccaaagaagagagtctgaaaggtaaatttgatgatatgcggatggctgaaggagaaaacattcaacagtatggtcagaggatcaaggagataatcGAAGAGATCAAAAGttttggaggtacagtggaggatgccacaatggttagcaaggtgttgagaacccttctatcgatctatgctatccaagttgcagctattcaagaactcaattctattgataaaacaaaggtaactcttgattccatcattggtaaattaactacatttaaattaaatggttttgatggaagtgttcagagatcaaaATCTATatttagagcctcagtttcaaCCCCACctgtaaggaaaagcagagaagtgagCTAGAGTCAcgagtctagatccaatagagaggtagatgatgaagatagtctgattgagcttgaagcattgttggccaagcgtttacccagaggtatcggtaagtacaaagataaattacctttgaagtgtttttcatgtaaccggattggacatattgctgctaactgtcctaatggagataatgagtaaAAATGTGAAAAGTAAAAGAAGTataaggcaaaggtaaaagagattgtctcattgttgtggatggaggaattacaaatgaggaatctgaggaagatgcaaatgaggacattgtctttgttgcttttaaagaagagacatcagatcaaaaggaattagtctcttgcatggatagttctgatgactggattatagacagtggttgttcacaccacatgaccggtgatcggagtaagtttcttactttgagagagtttaatggaggtgttgtgagatatGGGAATGACTcgccctgcatggtgaaaggaaaaggatccatctctttgaatggaaaaagtagtgcagatgatgtctactgggttgaaggactgaaacacaatcttttgagtgttgctcaactcaatgacaaaggttacccactggaattcaactaatggagtctgcaagatttatgaaagcaaaggtgaattgattgcaactggcaaacagaccagaggtaacttgtttcatttaagctctaaagtcaacaattgtttaattgcaaaagtagaagatagttggctttggcataggagactctgttatgtaaattttgataacattgtaaaagtcaataagcccaaatcagtaagaggttttccacagttggacaaaccggtgaatgctctatgCAAGGAATGGCAATTAGGGAAAAtaacatcctcaaccttcaagagcaaatctttctcagcagaacattttctagatttggttcataccgacctttgtggaccaatgaggactaggagtattcaaggtgatcggtacttcatgatttttaccgatgactgctcaaggatgatgtggatcacattcttgaaagacaagacataagcatttagcaaatttaaggcattcaaagccttagttgaaaatgaaagtggaaagaagataaagtgcttaagaaccgatcaaggtggtgaatttacttcagaggaattcactagatactatgaagacaatggaattaagaggcagctttctgcacctaggataccacaacagaatggtattgcagaaaggaacaaccggtcagttgttgaagctgctaggactatgctaattcaaggaggtgtagctaagacattctggagagaagctgtcagcacagctATTTACACAATGAACCTGATACTAGTtaaaaaaggtaaggataaaactccctaagagtactggtatggtagatcacctaatgtcagctactttaagatctttggtagcaaatgttttatcaaaaaaggtgattatgttggtaagtttgatgccaagagtgatgaaggcatatttcttggttactccaccaagagcaaagcttacaagtgttacaacaaccgaaccaagaagatcattgaaagtgttagtGTCTGAGTTTATGAGTTTCCTGAGAAATCAAGAGAAACcagtaaagagaaggaagaagaagaaccttacacactatttttggaaccggaaCCAGTGAAGCCAGTAGTTGGAGAACAGAACATAGTAGCCCTAGTTCAACCGAAATAGGGAGGTCcagcagaagaagaagaaagtgaagaaaaagaagaacctggaaatcaagatcatgtcattccaaggtatgttagactcagtCATAGCCCTGATCAGATTTTTGGAGACATGAATGTAGGTGTGCTAACAAGcacaaggcttagagagaactcttgtatgatttccaccattgagcctcaAACTGCAAAGGAAGCATTTGCAGATAAAGATTGGATTAaggtaatggaagaagaacttgaccaaatagagaagaacaatacttggtcattggtacccagaccggagaacaagaatgtaataggtacgagtattcaaaaataaactgaatgaagatggagtagtggtcagaaataaagccatattggtatgcaaatgatatgcacaagaagaaggtgaagactatggtgagacatttgcaccaattgcaagattggaaggagtaaggactctacttgcatttgtagcatacagaggattcaaagtatatcagatggatgttaagtcagcattcctaaatggaatattggaagaggaaatctacattgaatagctagatggttatgctttaactatagaaaaggatatggtgtgcaaattacataaagcattatatggactgaagcaagcacgtAGAGAAttgtatgagagattgcactctcacttggtaaAGATAGGTTTCCAGATAACCAGTGAAGACAATAGcatatatctcaagtcagaaggagataagatactggtaagtgaggtatttgtggatgatatcatttttggaggaaatgatgatatgtgtcatgattttgctaatgaaatgaagagtgagtttgagatgtcactggttggtgagataaaaaaattcataggtctgcaaatccaacagatgaaggaaggtattttcatcacacagtctgaatatgtgaaagaagtattgaagacttttggaatgggagactgtaaaccagttggaacaccaatggttataggctatAAATTGTATAAGGAAGATGATTTTGCATcaatggatgaaaaggagtacaggtccatgataggtaaactaAATTATGTTGTCCATAAtagaccggacattgctcatgtagtaggattggttgccagatttcagaaaagctCGAAGGAGACACTCATGGTAGCAACCAAAAGAAGTTTTAGGtacctgaaaggcacaattgattatggattatggtatccatatgcatgagactttgatttaaaagtctatatagatgcagactagGAAGGCAATGTTgttgacaggaagagtacaaccggaggagcattttttcttggaggaagactagtgccttggagcagcaagaaacagagttgtatctctcaatctatagcaaaagttgaatatgttgcagcatatattaattgtacccaagcaatccggatgaaacacattctggagggtttcaagttgaagatttcagaaccggtaaggattttctgtgataacaccagtgcgataaacatttctaagaacccagtgttgcatgctaggacaaagcatattgagctgaagtatcatttcttgagagagaaagtgcaaagtaaagatgtgtcactggagcatgtatctactgaAGAACAGCTagaagatatctttactaaacctctacctaaggctacatttgagtatcttagaggtaagctaggggttgtacccctacatgaagtcaattaaggagatgtggaagacatcagtcctggagcttattgaaaatcttgaagaaggattggtgtagagtggaactactccacagggggagcagctagttgcagatcggtgaagcatggaatgattaaccttcactttggcattcttgtcaaagggggagaagaactgtatatgattgaatagccagttaccagctgaagacatggagatacaattgaaggagagtatatgggaaaaatgtaaaccaggattccta from Cryptomeria japonica chromosome 3, Sugi_1.0, whole genome shotgun sequence harbors:
- the LOC131076216 gene encoding uncharacterized protein LOC131076216, with amino-acid sequence MEREGDCDFDPDAMKSSRETQSLKQGLQRGSNIQESYYDNSYDTLEKTPWKRSFHLHSQSMDYQNFRGGSGVSLRLKMTKRPASPSPHDNNQHGNDTPSSASLSFSFFSPRTSFAQSELQLCSLGEEVAGTTKTTISEEKEGMPSTFYDARKSTSALLVNPRRPPAPMSSNEEICPQPRIQQGYSVRRANLPRRYSRSESHIVLLEETHDKALELPKIEAVQPDPGKDQDSSASNASKNAAKNPKYSSEGFESSTPVENFHLPATKEEENLEKNDTSIEVLSGTGSNGSSSKPTNEEVDNGEERRGSDSTANIERSSASMTSYDERREETEAEAETIALQGATRARDLDRLKREEEMIMAWERKQIAKANEHMKNFERKLEKKREKEIRKTQKKIARAHKKAENRKAAKRIKFEVESVGASSLAKRIRSGKLPWKCYFF